In Micromonospora sp. LH3U1, one genomic interval encodes:
- a CDS encoding MbtH family protein, which yields MTDNRSYRVVLNDEEQYSVWWTDRDLPAGWRAEGTEGTRDECLAHIDEIWTDMRPLSLRQRMQSQATA from the coding sequence ATGACGGACAACCGCAGCTACCGAGTGGTGCTCAACGACGAGGAGCAGTACTCGGTCTGGTGGACCGACCGGGATCTGCCCGCCGGCTGGCGTGCCGAAGGCACCGAGGGCACCCGCGACGAGTGCCTGGCCCACATCGACGAGATCTGGACCGACATGCGGCCGCTGAGCCTGCGCCAGCGCATGCAGTCCCAGGCCACGGCCTGA